A window of Natrinema versiforme contains these coding sequences:
- the rpl12p gene encoding 50S ribosomal protein P1 has protein sequence MEYVYAALILNESGEEINEDNLTNVLDAAGVDVEESRVKALVAALEDVDIDEAVSEAAAVPAGGAAAGGAAGGEAAADEGGDEADEEAEETSDVPDTTDDDDEDDEADGEGLGELFG, from the coding sequence ATGGAATACGTATACGCTGCACTCATCCTGAACGAATCGGGCGAAGAGATCAACGAAGACAACCTGACGAACGTGCTCGACGCCGCCGGCGTCGACGTCGAGGAGTCCCGAGTCAAGGCGCTCGTCGCCGCGCTCGAGGACGTCGACATCGACGAGGCAGTCTCCGAGGCCGCAGCCGTCCCCGCTGGCGGGGCCGCCGCAGGCGGTGCCGCGGGTGGCGAGGCCGCCGCTGACGAAGGCGGCGACGAAGCCGACGAGGAAGCCGAAGAGACCAGCGACGTGCCGGACACGACGGACGACGACGACGAGGACGACGAGGCAGACGGCGAAGGCCTCGGCGAACTCTTCGGATAA
- a CDS encoding 50S ribosomal protein L10, whose translation MSAQAERKTENLPQWKREEVDELAQIIDDYESVGIVGIAGIPSKQLQDMRRDLYGTAVLRVSRNTLQTHALEEAGLDDLVEHIGGQVGIIATNENPFSLYKELEASKTPAPINEGEVAPNDIVIPEGDTGVDPGPFVGELQGIGANARIEEGSIQVMEDSTVLEAGEEVSVDLANVLNELGIEPKEVGLDLRAVIADGVLFDPEDLDIDIEAYRSDVATAAARGRNLSVNASYPTESTAPTLVAKATGEAKSLGLQAAIEDEALMPDLVSKADAQLRAIAAQIDDEEALPDELQDVAAAAEPAAADDEDESADDQTEDDVETEDADADADDDDDDEDDGDGAAGLGEMFG comes from the coding sequence ATGAGCGCACAGGCTGAACGCAAAACCGAGAACCTTCCCCAGTGGAAGCGAGAGGAAGTCGACGAACTCGCACAGATCATCGACGACTACGAGAGCGTCGGCATCGTCGGCATCGCCGGCATCCCCTCGAAACAGCTCCAGGACATGCGCCGCGACCTGTACGGGACCGCCGTGTTGCGCGTCAGCCGCAACACCCTGCAGACGCACGCACTCGAGGAAGCCGGACTCGACGACCTCGTCGAGCACATCGGGGGACAGGTCGGGATCATCGCGACCAACGAGAACCCGTTCTCGCTCTACAAGGAACTCGAGGCATCGAAGACCCCCGCCCCGATCAACGAGGGCGAGGTCGCCCCGAACGACATCGTCATCCCCGAAGGGGACACCGGTGTCGACCCGGGGCCGTTCGTCGGTGAACTCCAGGGAATCGGTGCGAACGCGCGCATCGAAGAAGGGTCGATCCAGGTCATGGAAGACTCGACGGTCCTCGAGGCCGGCGAAGAAGTCTCCGTGGATCTGGCGAACGTCCTCAACGAACTCGGTATCGAGCCCAAGGAGGTCGGTCTCGACCTTCGCGCCGTCATCGCCGACGGCGTCCTCTTCGATCCCGAGGATCTCGACATCGACATCGAGGCCTACCGGAGCGACGTGGCGACGGCCGCCGCTCGCGGACGGAACCTCTCGGTCAACGCGAGTTACCCGACCGAGTCGACCGCGCCGACGCTCGTCGCGAAGGCCACGGGCGAGGCCAAGAGCCTCGGCCTGCAGGCCGCGATCGAGGACGAAGCCCTCATGCCCGACCTCGTCAGCAAGGCCGACGCACAGCTGCGTGCGATCGCTGCCCAGATCGACGACGAGGAGGCGCTTCCTGACGAACTTCAGGACGTTGCGGCGGCCGCCGAGCCGGCGGCAGCCGACGACGAAGACGAATCGGCCGACGACCAGACCGAAGACGACGTTGAGACCGAAGACGCCGATGCTGACGCCGACGATGACGATGACGACGAAGACGACGGCGATGGCGCGGCCGGTCTCGGCGAAATGTTCGGATAA